The DNA sequence TCGCGGTGATGCAGGTGTGCAGAGTAGACCTTTTGTTTCCATATCTACACAtactctgatctcctggtccatggtgaaccaaccagaacctcTACCTGGGAAAAGGTTCACAGTCTGCTCCATGTCACTGGTGTTTGTttaatcagaatcctggaatcCAGGTGGTTCCAGGTCCATCATGAAGTCCCACCTGCCCTGAATGTAAACTCAGTCCCATAAAAACTGTTGAGGTTGATGATCCTGATGAGGTCCATTTGAAGTCCAGTATGTTGGGGACAGTTGGGTCTTCAGCGGGTCCTGATGGCCGCAATGAGACCCAACTGAAGTCCAGTATGTTGGAGATTGTTGGGTCTTCAGCAGGTGCTGATGGCCGCAATGAGACCCAACTGAAGTCCAGTATGTTGGAGATTGTTGGGTCTTCAGCAGGTGCTGATGGCTGCAATGAGACCCAACTAAAGTCCAGTATGTTGGGGACTGTTGGGTCTTCAGCAGGTCCTGATGGCCCCAATGAGACCCAACTAAAGTCCAGGATGTTGGGGACAGTTGGGTCTTCAGCAGGTCCTGATGGCCCCAATGAGACCCACCTAAAGTCCAGTATGTTGGAGGTTGTTGGGTCTTCAGCAGGTCCTGATGGGCCCCAATGAGACCCACCTAAAGTCCAGTATGTTGGAGATTGTTGGGTCTTCAACAGGATAATGGTCCTTAATGGTCCTTATAAAGTTCAGGTCTTCAGAAGTCTGTAGTGTGATCTTCGGCTTCTCCAGGAGGATAGTCGCCTCAAAACGAATTTACCAAGGAATTCTGGTATGTTGCAGGTAAGGTTGGGAACCTGGAAGAAAGAGAACCATTATTAACATTAAGGAAACTGCATTAGACTGGTTTAAGTCATATTTATCTGTTAATGAATAAATCTTCCTAATGTACCGGCCTTTGCAAGGGAgttctgcagggttcagtgTTTGGACCGTATCTTTTCACTGTATATTTGCTTCCATTAGGTAAAATTAGACACCGTCTGTCAGGGGAAGATTAACGATGACCTGTTTTTGCCATGTATGACAACATTATCTGCGTCATTTGCCTATATGGAAACGCTTGTATAATCCCTATGTACTAAAATGTGGCTAGAACATTAGTATATGATCATTTTTAGCTGAGTTAAAAGCAAATCTTTGGCCCTGAGCCTGAATCTCCAAGGTGAACTGGAACATTTCCACGCACGTGTCTTTAATTAATCACTTGGTCAGACTTCCAGCATGTCTGGGGACGTGGATGACTCGAAACGTTCTCCAGCTACAGTCAGAGAATCAGATCTTAACCCTCgttctgtctttgggtcaaaatgacctaattctccttccttcttcccttcctcttttctcccttccttccttctttccttcctccctccctcccttcttttctaccatcctcttccttattttctcccttccttccttccttccttccttccttccttccttccttccttccttccttccttccttccttccttctttccttccttccttccttccttccttccttccttccttctttccttccttcttttttctcttcccttcctcttttctcccttccttccttctcccttatttccttccttccttcctccctcccttcttttctcccatcctcttccttattttctccctttcttccttccttccttccttccttccttccttccttccttccttccttccttccttccttccttccttccttccttccttccttcttcccttcctcttttctcccttccttccttctttccttgttttctcccttccttctcccttatttccttccttccttccttccttccttccttccttccaatttCTCCCGTgggagattaataaagtaaaccttgaccttccttccttccttccttccttccttccttccttccttccttccttccttccttccttccttccttccttccttccttccttccttcctccctcccttcttttctcccatcctcttccttattttctcccttccttccatccttcttttctcccttccttccttctttctttccttcttttcattcttccttccttccttctttcctcccttcttctcttcctccttccttgacccgaagacagcacaagtgttaaaagGTTCTTGGTTCCAGATTCTCCCAGCAGAGTTCTTGTCTCTCAGACAGCAGGTTCACTTGTGGTTCCTAGAGGTTCCAACAGTAGAATAGGAGGTAGAACCTTCAACTACCAGGTCCTTCTcctattgttgttgttatgaaCCCGTGTTCCTTCTTCCCATCAGGTGTCTCTGCTCTGAAGTTATTGTTTCTCTTCTCTCAGCCTCCAACCGGTCCAGCTGAGAGATTTCCCTCCCAGCATCAGCTTCTGTCATCACCCCCGTGGCTGGAAACGTTAACCCCCGCACTCAGCCACTCTCAGGCCAGCAGATGTCAGAGGAGGAGTTCAGCCATTCATCAGCTGTTGATGATGGGGATTAGAGAAACAAAGCCTTAGCGTCTGGAACATCCTCGTTCATCCTGCTGCCGCATCAGGACCGGTCCTCCTGGAACAGGGAGGTTCATAACCCTGGAACAGGAGGGTTATGAtccgggtccgggtccaggtcctgctccaggtttcttccctcctaaaggggagttttcacttgcttatgtaataattgctcgggggtcatgttctggggctttaatttaattgaatttaattcatcTTCAATTCAAtccagctttatttatttataaagctccAAATCATGACAGATGTCATCTTAACACACGTCAACAATACAGTTCCTAGTACAATAGGCCATGGTAATACCAGCTAAAAGTCAATACATAGAAAGATTAAATGTCCCTGAAGCACTCTTCAACTTTAGTTCCATCTGATTCAGCAGGAGAAAGTTTTAAGTCATCCTGGTCTTTATGTTTTTAAGACATGTTGGTTAGTGTCCCCTGGTTTCCCTGATTAGATCTCCTGTAttagtcccacaatggggacATTTCACACCATTACAgcagcaagagaaaaaaaaaataggataccaaaatagtaggggtgtaacaatatatcgtgctacgaaattttgcgatacaaaaacgtcacaatatgagcatgaatcaatcttttttatgatctaaaattgtatgtatttatttacttttatttatttatttaattttagttgttaaatttctggaaaagaacaaagtcaaatcatagatgagagaaactattcagtttgtggcaaaatatttgtattgtatgaaactgaagatcataatgcaaacctaacatttacttttagttcagtttgtggaaaatggttggcctggctttctctttaaaacttaaacagttataaagcattacaaactgtaacaatagggcaactgcacagcattgttttgtattttgtgtctttcaaataaaagaccattttttctagtcatatgttcctcattcaaggttgttaaaaaaatactgctataacatcgtatcgttatcgtgacctcaatatggtgtatcgtaccgtaatgtgagattagtgtatcgttacacccctacaaaaTAGTAATATAAATTTTGGGTGGAGCAGTCTGTCCCTGAAGGAGCTGTCAGGTCTCTTCTTGAGATGTTGACCACGCCATAAAAGATAGCtgacgccaccacagagtcctAGAAGGTCTTCAGGAGTCCTCCCCCCCACAGACCTCAGTGTTCTGAGCAGACCTTTCTGTAAACGTGAACACCCAGTCACCCGGGGTGTTTCCACAGCTTCAGGCGTCGGTTGATCATAGCTCCAATAATCCCACACAGCCGATCCTGTATCTTCTTCTTGTAGGAGTTTTATCCCTCCCTGGTTTTCCTTGTCCGGCCAGCCTTCAGCTCATCCTTATTTcctgatttatatatatatatatatatatatatatatatatatatatatatatatatatatatatatatatatatgatttatatattttgtattgtaCTATGTTTATTCTCTACATTACATACTGTTTAGAAATATGGGGGAAAGCATATTTTACCCATACTAAACCGATCTTTATTCTTCAAAAAAGAGCGGTAAGGATTATCACAAAATCAAGTTATAGAGAACCatgaaatgaattatttattaaattaagggcatttaaattcatggatttagtggaatacaaaatagcattgataatgtacaaagtgttcaacagattgttacctagtaaaattgtaagcatgtttaaaataagactaagtagatatgagcttcgagggaaacgtatgattgaaaaaccaaagtctaggactaaaattaaagatcaatgtattactttaaggggtgtaaatatatggaatgcacttgatgaagatgtgccagtcgattcatgcattcaaacgttagtttaagtttaatgtgtttgaaaaatatgagggatccagtagatgatactattacggaattatgttctggattgtgtaaacaatatgatttttttttttttgtattatgttttgtatgttgcgatctgaataagttgatcatgtgagaagggtaggcgtaaataagcaatagcttcagcctattccttttcggttaggtctctttttattttttttcatgtgaactaatgctttcaGTTGGTGTCTACATTATGAATgacctgaccgaaataaatatattttcattcattcataaaggCCCTCTTCTTATCCTTTGATAGACCCTTTATGTCAGGGTGAATCCACTGTTTATTGTTGAAGGAATCTTGTCCTGGTTGGTGTTTTCCACACAGACGGTAACATAGTCAGTTATACAGTCTGTGAGACTTTCGTCAGCCTGTTTGCCTCCTTGCTGTAGGGAGAGCACAGATCCAGGGTCTTATGTTCTCTGCAGCATGGGATATATTGGGTGGATgtaggcagagtggaggatggagATCCATGGTTTAAGTCCCCAGAGATGAGAAGGAGGGCATGTGGTAGCTTCGTCTGAAGCCTGCTTGTGACGGAGTGGAGGATATCATATCATCAGCGTAGAAGCGCGTAGCTATCGCGATAACATGCAAGAATTCCTGGGAAGACGGTAAGTGTGTAAAGTGTTTGTTTACAGCCTTGGAGGCGAGGTTCAGTGAGTTGAAGGTCTGGTTTCACCAACAAAACCGTAGTCCAGTAAACACGGTAGCTAGCCAGGCTAAAGTAGCTGGACAGGCAGGCGGGTTCGAATGAATTGTAGTCCTAAAAGGCACATGGAACGCCACCACTCGTTTCACGTCACTAACTGTTTTCCCCACCAAACAACACCCCCGCAGAGAAACCGACCTCAGTGATTGGTGACTCAAACGTtttccaattgtcaataaaggccacgtttCTGAACATCATCAAGACAACCAAGGGCGACCaaagaaacctacggagtccgagaTGTTTTTGGTAATTACACACTGAcacaatattcattttagtgacttcTGACTGGGGAAGACAGGTGTCATTAGTGCCGACATGTATGCtaactttaccaaatttacgaTTACTCTTTTCCggcagcttcaaatttgcttcgaATTACACCTGCTCTGGTCCCTGGTAACCCatattttctgttcagcactgtagccaggctgacaaagagtcacaactctgttgagccgtgcattcctgcagctttcAGTAGAGAAGACTTTATGagtttctttaacagtaaaatcatcagaattagagaagaaatcaatcaaccagtaggtgtttcttcagctttagcgacttccctatgctctgacttgactctagactgtttcgatcctatagacctccctgagctgacctcagtcATCAATAGAGCTAAATCCACCACGTgtctgttagaccccatcccgactccatTATTCAGAAATgttctttctcttattggtacgacaatactggaccagatcaacttatccctaaaccACAGGATGTGTACCACAGGTTCTTAAAGtttcagtaattaaacctttacttaaaaaaacttttcttgacccagacattttagctaattatagaccaatttccaaccgttcaatgaagaacagagaaaggaaagACACAGGCACAttggctaactggtgcaataCATGGattactatataaacagatgtagacagcagacactgaggtggttggGGGGTGGGGaggctgcaggtcaggatgtcagcaggcatttaccagacatccacacagacaggtggaagcagcagtgggatgatcagagggggaaCTGCAGGGCAGGatacagctcctgaagctctggcctgcagaaatgcacagaagaaaaaaggagggggggggggggggcagaccggcacaacaaactacaagaacaatggaaaaCAATGATGTTGATGAGAcatttctaattaataactgagaaaggaaagagaaggagggggcagaccagcacaacactggGGACCATCACCGGGGGCCACTGTCAGCTTGTGAGGGTCCCGCTTCAGCCCATTCTCATTTCAATATTAGTCTGCATCAGCGGGTTAGCGTGAGCTAAGTcaagctaaaatagctaactGTGAGGATCTGGTCTTGATCTGTGACTGGAGTGTaggtcagtggttcccaaccttttttccttggagccccccctacttgtgtctaagacctgtacgtactagcaccaaaatagtctttaattgaaaaaatgaacattaattatgttttttttatacatttctctttggtttactctgtatacatatgactttgtttttctccaaagtcaccaatgtataaaatacgcacaaaaggacataaaaggacataaaaatatttctgaaaaatgtctcttttaatatgagaccaacattttttaaacatttttcctttaacaacctgtcggggtggattaaatgttgagtaattatataataataaggaattaaatcatttcctgtgtttgtcaccagtgtataaaaaacacaaatattcaagacattcataaattattcctaacaatttcttatgaatgactcattcgcaaatataatttttacaactgcataatttcaaagcagacaaagtttcgcacccccccagagatcccaggttgggagacactggtgtAGAGGACCAACAAGCAACAAGTTGTTTCAGGAAGCTGTTGGTGTGATGGCTCTTTAAAAACTTTTATTTACTAATTAAATCCCCAAAACTGCATTTATGACAGTTGAAGATGATTTTGAACCTTTAAATGTCAGGAAACCAGAATGTGGGTCCTCCAAACTAACACAGATGGCTGCAGCAGGCTCATATATGCTGTCAGATGCCCTCCTTCCGGGTTTCTGAGTTGGTTCCATGTCGAAACACGTTTCAGTTTGAATTAATTTCCATTTGCTAATGTACCCTGGCCTCCAGCTGGAGCAGGACTCTGGCATGACACCGGGCATGTGCACATCCACACATGCCCTTGACCGTAAGCTCTGATATCCCAGCACAGATGTTCACATGCAGGATGATTAGACAGATGTGCTCTAACTGGGACGAATATGTCAGTCCATTACTGCTGCCATTTCCAGGCAAAATAACTCATTACAGCTGTTGTTCCTGTCTCTTTACTGAATTGTTGTCGTCTTTTTGCAGGTTCTAACCGTTGAGAGTAGCATCATCTGAGTCCACGTGAGGTGGGAGTCCCTGCATCACCCGACAAATCCACACCGTCACGTGGACACGGCTTCCTGAGCCGCCAGTGTTCATCTAATGGGGGGAATTAATCGTGTTATTAGCTTATTTAACATCAAATTAAGGTTTGGTGCCTCCAAGTCTCCAACCGGCACAAAATgttcaaccctaaccctaaccctaaccctctgtAGCTGAAAATACTGAAATATCAATAAAACAAACTGGAAAAAATGACAGTGTGAGTCTCACGTTATAGTCAGAGGTGGAAGCTCTGATGTCTGAGAAAACTTGGGAGGAAAATGTGATTTCTACAGAAGATCGTCTCTGGATCTGTTCAAGGATCCATGTGATCGGTTCTTCATCAACTCAATGATTCAGGTGATCACTTCCTCGTTTGTGGACTGAATCAGTTTGAATCTGTAATGTAGgcctgttcgattaatcgattttaaatcgtaatcgcgattatgtaattagaacgatgttaaaatgtgaaaatcgtaaaatcgatttttcacttttttttttatttatttatttttttttaaccttgtctgcacacatattaatgattgatggaaatacctctcaatacctgcgacaagtgccccatgggagaggctctttagtgtaggagggggcgttgtaacatgccaccgggcatccctcaagccagatgccgtagaccggctcgtgttccttgcaaaaaacttgcaaatgtgaacagcaaatgtaatgactgacattacacacctctacctccttcatgggttgcattattatttagcatgcaaagacccagtttagtttaattagaaaatgtcttgttttatttaattggaaatataacttactatatgtttgcaagtgctgatttgctgattttcttttccagagataaaactttatattttattatattttttaaaactttttttcaacttattttagagttttgcactttattcattcatttttggtttaataagagcaaagtttgcacttaaagcccaatggggcaaatgttcaataaaaaaacagcatatttgaaatcatttctttgccttttgtcaattcacaaaataatcgtaatcctaatcgaaaatcggattttgagagaaaaaaatcgagattttatttatgggcaaaatcgaacagccctagtgtaaTGAAGCTGCGGTGCAACACTCTCCTCTCAGATCACTTTCTGATAttttatgaatgaataaaggTTCATGGTACATGTGGATGTCTGACTCACCTCCTTCTGGGATGTGATCCTGCCCACCAACGAAGAAGAGTAGAGCAGAGAGCAGCGGGCCTCATGGTCCTCCAGCAACCCTGGTCTGTCCCCTCCCTGCCCTCCAGgtcctcctcagacctccaggtcctcctcagacctccaggTCCTCCTCAGACCTCAGACCTCCAGGTCCTCCTCAGACCTCCCCCTATCCCTCAGACCTCAGACCTCCGCCTGCCCCTCAGACTTCCTCAGACTTCCGCCCGTTCCTCAGACCTCAGACCTCCGCCTGCCCCTCAGACTTCCGCCCGTTCCTCAGACCTCAGACCTCCGCCTGCCCCTCAGACTTCAGACCTCCGCCTGCCCCTCAGACCTCAGACCTCCGCCTGCCCCTCAGACCTCCCCCCGTCCCTCAGACCTCAGACCTCCCCCCGTCCCTCAGACCTCAGACCTCCCCCCGTCCCTCAGACCTCCCCCCGTCCCTCAGACCTCAGACCTCCTTCCGTCCCTCAGACCTCCCCCCGTCCCTCAGACCAGGGTGCTCCTCTTCTCCCGCTCCCTCTCGGCCCGGTCCCGGCTCAGGTCCGGCGTGGGCGGCTCGGCGTGGCCGACGTTGTTGGGCTCGTAGCGGCTGGAGGCGGGCGAGTTCTGCATGACCACCAGGCGGATGGGCGACTGGCTGGGCGGCGCCGGTGTGTTGTCCGGGGCGTACTCCTTGGTGGGGTCCTTGCCGCGGCAGTCGTACAGGATGCAGGAGATGAGGAAGACGAGCAGCAGGATGACGTAGCTGGCCACCAGGATGATGAGGTTGAGGGTGACCGGGTCAATCTCCAGGTAGAATTCCATAAACCCCATGGTGGCACCTCATGTCCCGGCGATCCACAGCGGAGGACGAGCGGGAGAGCAGTGGCACCGGAGGAGGaccgggagagagagagggagcatCAGATGATGAGATGGGTGATGGgtgggggaggggagggagggtgCATGGGGGGGGTTTAATCCACGATGCTCCTCCAACTCCAGCAGCCAATGATTAAAGCCTCTCCCCTAATAACTTAATCCTGGCTCCAGCGACTCCAGCGGCCACAAAAGCATCCACCAAAATGGCCGCTGGCGCGGACACCTGTCAGGCGGCCGCGGATGTCGCCCCGGGCAACGCCGCGGGGATTTACAAAGTCACGCATCGTGATGTCATCAGATTAGATCTGCATCTGAAACTCAATTACACTAAAAGCAAATAAAGCTCCAGAACAAGCTGAAACATCCTCAGAGGACAGATGTTTCTGCAGGAAGTCCTGCTTCCtctgccccctgcaggccaaCGGCCGTCACCGCACCCTCGCCGGAcaaacttttgaagggttttcaCAGCAGCGGTTTGTAGAAGAAGAAAGTTAACCGTAGAAAATGAAAACACTATCTCAAGGAGCAGAACTAAATCTGTTCATCCAACTTTATTCCGGTATTTCTATTAACAGTTtgataggcaaggcaagtttatttgtatagcacaattcaacacagggtaattcaaagtgctttacatcaacattaaaagcggcaagacacaattaaacagtaaataacaaataaaatgataagaaaagatgtaaaacaataaaaaggataagttgttaaaaagtaagggcagtagatccagcaggttcatctcattcttaaaatggcaagaattacgtttctatacagtcaaaacgtacaaagaccgggtcaaatacaatatcacaaaagtaatctgtaacaatttttacggtgaattaaaccaatttgacaattctacgtcacaatgcctgcattcagggcgtATCCAtaactttagtttagttttttttagctTTATAGTTAGATAGATATTGATGCTTCCAAGGTTGTGAATGCTAAAAAGAACTTGattaacatgaaacatttacTAGATTTTATCAAATGATATGTGTTAATACTAATCGTACTGATATTTTATATCATATTGACacaatttttgtattttattcctactttttCTACCTAAGTGTTTCTCTTTAGGGAAGAATCTACAGGCCCGTGTTCTGCTGCTGTCATGTAGATctgagtgtcatctgcatagtgtTGCATAGGCGCTGCTGCACATCGTAGCAGCGCGGTAGCGGGCCTAAtggtatggaggattttttgtgccaaaattaaataaataaatacatcattaattaattaaaatgggaattaaatatatcattaattaattaaatgtgtcattaattaattaaaattagaatgaaatatgtcattaattaattaaaatacaattcatccatccaattcattttaagtaaaaatatatatttattatttcagcatttaattaattaatgacacatttaattaatgatttcgtgttgctgaatcatgaaatgtgaatgtaaaactgtcagtttcactcgtcaaactcttttcatttcattctaattttaattaattaatgacacatttaattaattaatgatatatttcattcccattttaattaattgatgatgtatttatttatttatttaattttggcacaaaaaatcctccatataaTGTAAGCATGTGCAGATTGAACAATAGGGGCCCCAGGATTGGCCCCTGGGGAACCCCGCAGGCCATTTGGCCTGAGAAACAGTTTCATCCAAGTACATCCCGTCCTGGAGACGGGACCTGAACCGGTTTAAAGCAGCACCAGTACTTCCCACTCGGCCGTCTAACCTAACATAAGATCATACGGTCAACTGTGTCAAAGGCAGTCTGGTCTCCATGGTTAcagttcacatccatgacactCGGACGAGGGGATTTTTATTCACCTCGAGGGGGTTACgtaaaattatatattattCACACCCACGGGGTCGGCGACGGTGGAGCTTTGAATCggaataaatcagccttgagccgaGTTATTATTGGTAAGTTGTAGTAACAAATCCACTCGCTGCTTTTGTGTTATATTTTGGGATTTACTGGATTTGGGCGGAGTCGGTTCCCGCCAACGTGCCGCTGTGCAGTAAAAGAGTAGAGACTTAAAAGTCACGCTTCACAAACGGATTCACGGATTATATCATTCTATCTAGTCCAGGGGATCActgacacacacgcacgcacgcacgcacgcacgcacgcacgcacgcacgcacgcacgcacgcacacacagacacacacacacacacacacacacacacacacacacacacacagacacacacacacacgcacgcacgcacgcacacacacacagattagattgatttatttattagacCAAATTATTGCTAAAATGACTCCTATAAACCAGATTACATGATGAGTTCATGTAAATAGGAACCAGGATCCCCAAAATAagacctgcaggaaccaggatcACCATTCATCATCATTAatctagttcaggggtcggcaacccgcggctcctgAGCCGCAtggggctctttagcgccaccctagtggccctttttttcttttttcttctttttttcctttttttctcttttttcttcctttttcctttcctttttaatctcgacattttgactttttttctcgaaattttgactattttctcgaaattttgacttttcttgacatttaaacttttttctcaacatttcgtcttttgtctcgacatttcaacttttttctcaagattgtacttcaaccccccaccctgcctgggtggggggtggctgtctgcgctgggggggcattgctgccttggtcctccgtcacTGGGCGGGCGCcgcgtgcccctgcggatgtggggacttcGTGACCCTCTGGGTGTCCACCGGGGTggctccggggggggggggg is a window from the Cololabis saira isolate AMF1-May2022 chromosome 19, fColSai1.1, whole genome shotgun sequence genome containing:
- the si:ch73-256g18.2 gene encoding small integral membrane protein 36 — translated: MGFMEFYLEIDPVTLNLIILVASYVILLLVFLISCILYDCRGKDPTKEYAPDNTPAPPSQSPIRLVVMQNSPASSRYEPNNVGHAEPPTPDLSRDRAEREREKRSTLV